TCTGAGGTTGTCGCACCGCTACGAGGGCGGCATCTCCAACATGCACTGCGAGCTCGACGGCTACCTGGCCCGCTGAGCGCCGCTCACCACCCCGTGACCCGGCGCACCGCCGCCACGATCTCCCCCGGCCCGGGCAGCACCGAGCGCTCCAGGGCCGGGGAGGCCGGGATCGGCACGAACGGTGCCCCCACCCGCTCGACGGGCGCGGCCAGCTGGCCGAACAGCTCGTGCGACACGGTGGCGGCCAGCTCCGCCCCGGGACCGGCGAAGGTCGTGGCGGCGTGGGCAATCACCATCCGCCGGGTCCGGGCCGCCGAGGCCAGCACCGTTTCGAGGTCCAGAGGAACCAGCGAGCGCAGGTCGACGACCTCCGCCGAGACGCCCTCCCCGGCCAGCTGCTCGGCGGCGGCCAGGGCGTCGGGGACGGCGGGGCCGTGGGCCACGACGGTCACGTCGGACCCCGGCCGCTTGACCTCGGCCGAGCCGATGGGGATCGAGAAGGCGTCGGCGGGAACGGGCCCCTTGGCGCCGAACAGCCGGACGCTCTCGACGAAGACGCACGGGTCGTCGTCGAAGATGCACGAGGTCAACAGGCCCTTGGCGTCGCGCGGGGTGCTGGGCACCACCACCTTGAGACCGGGCACGTGGGTCAGCCACGCCTCCAGGCTCTGCGAATGGGTGGCCCCTCCGCCCGTGCCGGCGAACACGGCGGTGCGGATGGTGATCGGCACCGGGGTGCGCCCGCCCGACATGTAGCGCAGCTTGGCGGCGTGGTTTGCGATCTGGTCGAGGCAGATCCCGATGAAGTCCATGATCATGATCTCGGCGACCGGGCGCAGGCCGCCGAGGGCGGCGCCGATGGCCGCCCCGGCTATGGCCGTCTCCGAGATCGGCGTGTCGCGCACCCGGTCGGCACCGAAGCGGGTCGACAGGCCGCGCGTCGCCCCCACGATCCCCCCGGCCGGGTCGGCCACGTCCTCGCCGAGGAGGATCACGGCGTCGTCGGCCGCCAGCGCCTCGGCCAGTGCCAGGTTCACGGCCGACCGCATGGTCAGCTCGGTCTCGTCCGCCATCGGGTCCCCCGTCCCTCCCGCTCCGGCTAGGCGCCGGCGTACACGTCGGTGAGCGCCGACCCGGGCGAAGCCGCCGCCGCCTCCATGGCCCCCCGCCACGCCCCCTCGACCTCGGCCGCCGCCTCCGCGTCGACGGCATCGGCCGCCGCCTCGTCGAGGACCCCGGCCGCCACCAGCCGGGCCCGGAAGCTCGTCACCGGATGGTTGGCGCGCGCCGCCTCCAGCTGCTCGGGCGGGATGTAGGCCATCGGGTCCCCGAAGTAGTGGCCCCACAGCCGGTAGGTCACGCACTCGACGAGGGTGGGGCCGCCGCCGGCCCGGGCCCGAGCCACCGCCTCGGCCGCCGCGGCGTGGACGGCGAGCGGGTCGTTGCCGTCCACGGTCACACCGGGGATGCCGTAGCCCGCCACCCGGTCCGAGACGCGCGTGACCCGTTGCACGTGCTCGATCGGGGTCATCTCCCCGTAGCCGTTGTTCTGGCACACCAGCACCACCGGCAGCTCCCACACCGCGGCCAGGTTGACGCCCTCGTGGAAGGCGCCGGTGTTCACCGCCCCGTCACCGAAGCTCACCGTTACGACGCGGTCCTCGCCGCGCGTCCGGGCCGCCAGGGCCAGGCCCACCGCCACCGGTATCCCGGCCCCGACGATCCCCGTCGAGAGCATCAGTCCGTGCTCGGGGTCGGTCACGTGCATGGTGCCGCCCTTGCCCCCGCAGCACCCGGTGGCCCGCCCCGCCATCTCGGCCAGGATCGGCTCGAGCGGAACCCCCTTGGCCAGCTGGTCGTGCAGGCCCCGGTAGGTCGTGACCATCCAGTCGGTCGGGGCGAGCGCCGCCCCCACCCCCGCCGCCACCGCCTCCTGCCCGGCGCACGGCCAGTACGAGGCCAGCAGCTCCCCCCGGGCGATGCCGTCGCGGATGCGCTGGTCGGCGACCATGATGCGGGTCATGGTGGTGAGCAGGGCCACCAGCAGCTCGCGGGGCTGACCGGACACGGCGTCGTCGGGCACGCGGCGACCCTATCCAGCCGCCGCCGGGCCGGGCTCCCCGGCCGCGGTGGCCCCGGCCAGGTAGCCCCACGTGACCGCCATCCCGATCGAGCAGCCCCCGCCGAAGTAGGCGGGCCCGGCCGGGCTGGCGGCGGCGTTGCCGGCGGCGAACAGGCCCGGGATCACGGCGCCGTTGACGTCGAGCACCCGGGCCCGCGAGTCGGTGAGCGGGCCGCCCTTGGTGCCGACGCAGCCCGGGTGCACCTCGAGGGCGTAGTACGGCGGCTCCTCGATCGGGCCCAGGTTGGGGTGGGGGGCGGTCGGGTCCCCGTGGAAGCGGTCGTAGTAGCTGTCCCCCCGCCCGAAGTCGGGGTCGCGTCCCTCCCGGGCGAAGCGGTTGAACCGCGCCACCGTCTCCTCCAGCCCTTCGGCGTCGATGCCCAGCCGGCCGGCCAGCTCCGCCAGGGTGCCGGCCCGGATCAGCCAGTCGGGATCCGCGCTTCCGGGCCGGGCGGCCGCCACGGCGTAGCGCCGGCGGTACTGGGCGTCCATCAGCGACCAGCACGGCATGTTGGCCCACCGGTAGCCACGGGGGGAGAAGGCGTAGAAGGCCTTCATCATGTCGTTGTAGTTGGCGGCCTCGTTGACGAAGCGCCTGCCGTCGCGGTTGACGACGATGCAGTGCGGCGCCGTCCGCTCCGTTCCCACGAAGCGGCTGAGGGGCCGGTCCTCGTAGGTGTCCCCCGGCAGCGACGACGCCGGGTACCACCACGCCTCGGTCATGTTGGCGAGGGCGGCGCCGGCCTCCATGGCCATGAGCAGGCCGTCCCCCTCGTTGTAGGGCGGGGTGGTGGGATGGGTGAGGGGACCGGGGAGGAAGCTCCGCTTCAGGTCCTCGCTCCACTCGAAGCCGCCCGACGCCAGGACGACCGACCGGGCCCGCAGCTCGACGGCGCCGCCTCCGTCCGCGGGCTCGTGGACCACGCCGGCCACCCGCCCGTCCTCCCGGAGGAGATGGCGGGCCCGGGCCCCGGTGGTCACGCTCACCCCGAGGTCCAGGCAGCCCCGGAGCAGCGCCGCCACCAGCGCCCGCCCCACGGTGAGCCGCCCCCCGGCCGCCCGGGCCTTGACCTCCTCCCCGTCGAACTTCTCCGGCGTGTACGCCAGCTGCCAGGTGACGGTCTGCTCCTCGAGGGTGATCGGGAGATGCAGCACCGGCGCCGGCCGCAGCCGCCCGGCCCACGGCCCGAGCACGGTGGCGTCGAAGACGTCCGGCTCGAGCATCCGTCCCGTCCGCCTGGCCCCCTCCATCTCGGGGTGGTAGTCGGGCCAGGACATCGAGTGGAGCCGGAGAGGGGTGCGCGCCTCGAGGTGGCGGACGGCGACGGGCGCGGTGTCGACGAACGTCTCGATCAGCTCGTCGGGCATCCTTCCCGCCACCATCCGGCGGCAGTAGGCGAGCGCCTCCTCCCTGCTGTCCCCGGCGCCCGCGGCGGCCATGTGGTGGTTGCCGGGCACCCAGATGCCGCCGCCGGACACCGCCGTCGTGCCCCCCACCTTCGACGAGCGCTCGAGGACCGTCACCCGGGCCCCGGACGCGGCGGCGGTGACCGCCGCCGCCAGCCCCGCCGCTCCCGATCCCACCACGACGACGTCGGTCACGCGAGGGCTCCGGTCACAGGAGGCGGGTGCGGTGGCCTTCCCAGTATCGCTCGCGCAGCCGGCGCTTGTACAGCTTCCCGTTGGGGTCCCGGGGCAGCTCGCGCTCGAAGTCGAGCGTGCGGGGGCACTTGTAGGCGGCCAGGTGGGCCCGGCAGTGGGCCAGCAGCTCCTCGGCCAGGTCGGGCCCGGCCCGCTCCCAGCGGAGGGGCTGCACGACGGCCTTGACCTCCTCCCCGAAGTCGGGATTGGGCACGCCGAACACCGCCACGTCGGCCACGTCGGGGTGCATCACGAGGACGTTCTCCGCCTCCTGCGGGTAGATGTTCACCCCGCCCGACACGATCATGAACGTGGCCCGGTCGGTGAGGTAGAGGTAGCCCTCGTCGTCGACGTAGCCGACGTCCCCGAGGGTGCGCCACCCGCGGTCGTTGCTGACCGAGCGGGTCTTCTCGGGGTCGTTGTGGTACTCGAACGCCGGTCCGCCCTCGAAGTACAGCGTCCCGGCCTGGCCCGCCGGCAGCTCCGCGCCGTCCTCGTCCACGACGTGCACCGCGCTCATGGGACGGCCGACCGAGCCGGGGTGGGCCAGCCACTCCTCGGGGCCGATGAAGGTCCCGGCAAAGCCCTCGGTGCCGCCGTAGTACTCGTAGATGATCGGCCCCAGCCACTCCATCATCTGCTGCTTGACCTCGACCGGGCACGGGGCGGCGGCGTGCACCACGTACCGGAGGCTCGACACGTCGTAGCGCCGGCGCACGTCCTCCGGCAGCTTCAGCATCCGCACGAACATGGTCGGGACGAACTGGGCGTGGGTGACGCGGTCGCGCTCGATCAGCTGCAGGGCCAGCTCGGGGTCGAAGCGCTCCATGACCACGCTGGTGGCGCCCAGCCGCATGACGGCCATGGTGAAGTTGAGGGGGGCGCTGTGGTAGAGCGGCGCCGGGCTCAGGTACACGTCGTCCGGCGTCATGCCGTACCGGTCCCGCAGGCTGGTCTCCACCGCGCCCTGGGCCCACGAGCCCTCGGGGCCGGGCAGCGGCCGGTGCACCGCCTTGGGCCGGCCGGTGGTCCCCGACGAGTACAGCATCTCGGTGCCCTGCGACGGCTCGGGCGGACCGCCGGTCGGCATCGCGGCGGTGGCCTTGGCGTACTCCAGGTAGCCGTCCAGTCCGCCGCCCACCGAGTAGCGGACCTGGACCGCCGGGTTGCGGTCCACCAGTCGCTCGGCCAGCTCGGCCATCGACGCGTCGACGAACAGGGCCTTGGCCCCCGAGTCGTCGACGATGTACTCGACCTCCTCGAAGGTGAGGTGGGTGTTGACCGGCGTGTAGTACAGCCCCGAGCGCTGGGCCGCCCACGCCACCTCGAGGAACTCCGGGCTGTTCAGCAGCATGACGGCCACGCCGTCCCCGCGGCGCAGGCCGGCGTGGTACAGCAACTGGGCGGCGGCGTCGGAACGGGGGAGCAGCTCCCCGTACGTCAGCGTCTCCCCGGACGACATCACCAGGGCGGTGGCCTCCGGCCGGGACGCGCCGTGGTCGGAGAGGTCCATGGCGGCGCCGGTCAGTCGGCCGCCGCGGACTGGGCGTGGCGCTGCGCCATCTCGGCCGGCTTGATCTGGCCCTGGAGCACCTGGCCGATCAGCGCCTGCACGTCCTTGGCGGTGGACGCCAGCGCCACCAGGTCGTTGGAGCTTTGCCAGTGCACCCGCATCCCCATCAGCTCCCAGGCCCGCTTGAGGTTGGCCTTGGTGGCCATCAGGGTGGTCAGCGGCGCCTGGGAGATGTGGCGGGCGATGTGCTCGACCCGGTCCTCCAGCTGGTCGCGCGGGACGACCTCGTTGACCAGCCCGACGGCCAGCGCCTTCTGGGCGTCGATGACCTCGCTCAGGTACAGGTAGTAGGCGGCCCGGCGCCAGTTCATGAACACCCACGGCTCGATCGAGCACTCCCCGGAGGGCATCCCGAACCCCTGCAGGGGCGGGTACTGGAAGTAGGCGTCGTCCGAGGCGATCACGATGTCGGTGGTGAGCCCGTAGTGGGTGCCGCCGCCGAGGCAGTAGCCGTGGACCTGGGCGATGGTCGGCTTGGAGAACTCCCAGAGGTTGAGCACCGGGCGCACGAAGACGTCGTACTGGCCCTTCCACGGGGTGCCGATGCGCTCGCTGCCCTCGGCGAACTCCGGGTAGGCGGTGTTGGTGTCACCGATGACGTGGCCGGAGCAGAAGCCCTTGCCGTTGGCCTTCACGACCAGGACCTTGATGTCGTAGTCCCGGTCGGCGTCGAGCAGGGACTCGTCGACCTCGCGGGCGAGGGTCGAGTCCTGGGCGTTGGCCTTCTCGGGCCAGTTCAGGATGACCCGCGCCACCGAGCCTTCCTTCTCGTAGATGACCCGCTCGCGCTCCACCCGGACGTCCATCGGTCGTTCCCCTCCCCGTCGGCTGCGGCAGGCTATCCGGTGGGCCCGGGGGCGGCCGGGGGCGGTTCGGAGCCGCGGGCCACGAAGTCGCGGGGCTTGAGGCCGGAGCCGATCAGCTCGGACCGCAGCGCCTGAACGTCGGACGCCGCGCCCACCAGGTTGGTGAGGATGTGGCTGACCTGCATGTGCACGCGCATCCCCATCAGCTCCCAGGCCCGCTTCACGTTGCTCTTCACCGCCATCAGCGTGGTGAGCGGTATGCGCGAGATGGTGCCGGCCATCTCCTCGACCGTCGACTCGAGATCGGCGCGGGGGACCACCCGGTTGAGCAGGCCCCACTCCAGCGCCTGGGCGGCCGTCAGGGTCGGCGCCAGCAGGAACCAGTCCATGGTGCGGTGCCAGTTCATGGTGATCCAGGGCTCGATCATGGTGTGGCCCCCGGGCTCGCCGAGGCTCTGGGCCAGCGGCATCTGGAAGTAGGCGTCGTCGGACGCCACCACGAAATCGGTGAGCAGGCCGAGGTACACGCCGCCTCCCAGGCAGTACCCGTGGACCTGTGAGATCGTGATCTTCGGGAACTCCCACAGGTACAGCGTGGGCCAGAGGAAGAGGTCGGCCGTGCCCTTGTACAGGTCCTCGAAGGTCTCGCCGAACTCCGGGTACGGCTCCTCGCCGGGACCCCAGCGCGCCACGTGCCCCCCGCAGAAGCCCTTGCCGTTGGCCTTCAGCACCACCACCTTCACATCCCGGTCCCGGTCGGCGTCGTGCAGGCACGCGTCCACCTCCCGGACGAGGACCGAGTCCTTGGTGTTGGCCTTCTCGGGCCGGTTGAGGATGATGCGGGCCACCGGGCCGTCCTTCTCGTAGATGACGGCCTCGAGCTCCCTGCGGTCCATCGCGGCGATGGTAATGGTGGCCGTCGCCGCCTCCGCCGCCGGGTGCGGAGGGGGAGCCGCCCGCAAGGCCCCGTCGGCCACCCGGCGCGCCCCGACCACGAGAGCGGCGGTCACGACCACCACGTCGCCGCCTCCGACGACCGCGCCTCCCGCCCCCCCGCTG
This DNA window, taken from Acidimicrobiales bacterium, encodes the following:
- a CDS encoding pyruvate dehydrogenase complex E1 component subunit beta codes for the protein MADETELTMRSAVNLALAEALAADDAVILLGEDVADPAGGIVGATRGLSTRFGADRVRDTPISETAIAGAAIGAALGGLRPVAEIMIMDFIGICLDQIANHAAKLRYMSGGRTPVPITIRTAVFAGTGGGATHSQSLEAWLTHVPGLKVVVPSTPRDAKGLLTSCIFDDDPCVFVESVRLFGAKGPVPADAFSIPIGSAEVKRPGSDVTVVAHGPAVPDALAAAEQLAGEGVSAEVVDLRSLVPLDLETVLASAARTRRMVIAHAATTFAGPGAELAATVSHELFGQLAAPVERVGAPFVPIPASPALERSVLPGPGEIVAAVRRVTGW
- a CDS encoding enoyl-CoA hydratase-related protein, with translation MDVRVERERVIYEKEGSVARVILNWPEKANAQDSTLAREVDESLLDADRDYDIKVLVVKANGKGFCSGHVIGDTNTAYPEFAEGSERIGTPWKGQYDVFVRPVLNLWEFSKPTIAQVHGYCLGGGTHYGLTTDIVIASDDAYFQYPPLQGFGMPSGECSIEPWVFMNWRRAAYYLYLSEVIDAQKALAVGLVNEVVPRDQLEDRVEHIARHISQAPLTTLMATKANLKRAWELMGMRVHWQSSNDLVALASTAKDVQALIGQVLQGQIKPAEMAQRHAQSAAAD
- a CDS encoding enoyl-CoA hydratase-related protein translates to MDRRELEAVIYEKDGPVARIILNRPEKANTKDSVLVREVDACLHDADRDRDVKVVVLKANGKGFCGGHVARWGPGEEPYPEFGETFEDLYKGTADLFLWPTLYLWEFPKITISQVHGYCLGGGVYLGLLTDFVVASDDAYFQMPLAQSLGEPGGHTMIEPWITMNWHRTMDWFLLAPTLTAAQALEWGLLNRVVPRADLESTVEEMAGTISRIPLTTLMAVKSNVKRAWELMGMRVHMQVSHILTNLVGAASDVQALRSELIGSGLKPRDFVARGSEPPPAAPGPTG
- a CDS encoding acyl-CoA synthetase — protein: MDLSDHGASRPEATALVMSSGETLTYGELLPRSDAAAQLLYHAGLRRGDGVAVMLLNSPEFLEVAWAAQRSGLYYTPVNTHLTFEEVEYIVDDSGAKALFVDASMAELAERLVDRNPAVQVRYSVGGGLDGYLEYAKATAAMPTGGPPEPSQGTEMLYSSGTTGRPKAVHRPLPGPEGSWAQGAVETSLRDRYGMTPDDVYLSPAPLYHSAPLNFTMAVMRLGATSVVMERFDPELALQLIERDRVTHAQFVPTMFVRMLKLPEDVRRRYDVSSLRYVVHAAAPCPVEVKQQMMEWLGPIIYEYYGGTEGFAGTFIGPEEWLAHPGSVGRPMSAVHVVDEDGAELPAGQAGTLYFEGGPAFEYHNDPEKTRSVSNDRGWRTLGDVGYVDDEGYLYLTDRATFMIVSGGVNIYPQEAENVLVMHPDVADVAVFGVPNPDFGEEVKAVVQPLRWERAGPDLAEELLAHCRAHLAAYKCPRTLDFERELPRDPNGKLYKRRLRERYWEGHRTRLL
- a CDS encoding FAD-dependent oxidoreductase, translating into MTDVVVVGSGAAGLAAAVTAAASGARVTVLERSSKVGGTTAVSGGGIWVPGNHHMAAAGAGDSREEALAYCRRMVAGRMPDELIETFVDTAPVAVRHLEARTPLRLHSMSWPDYHPEMEGARRTGRMLEPDVFDATVLGPWAGRLRPAPVLHLPITLEEQTVTWQLAYTPEKFDGEEVKARAAGGRLTVGRALVAALLRGCLDLGVSVTTGARARHLLREDGRVAGVVHEPADGGGAVELRARSVVLASGGFEWSEDLKRSFLPGPLTHPTTPPYNEGDGLLMAMEAGAALANMTEAWWYPASSLPGDTYEDRPLSRFVGTERTAPHCIVVNRDGRRFVNEAANYNDMMKAFYAFSPRGYRWANMPCWSLMDAQYRRRYAVAAARPGSADPDWLIRAGTLAELAGRLGIDAEGLEETVARFNRFAREGRDPDFGRGDSYYDRFHGDPTAPHPNLGPIEEPPYYALEVHPGCVGTKGGPLTDSRARVLDVNGAVIPGLFAAGNAAASPAGPAYFGGGCSIGMAVTWGYLAGATAAGEPGPAAAG
- a CDS encoding thiamine pyrophosphate-dependent dehydrogenase E1 component subunit alpha — protein: MPDDAVSGQPRELLVALLTTMTRIMVADQRIRDGIARGELLASYWPCAGQEAVAAGVGAALAPTDWMVTTYRGLHDQLAKGVPLEPILAEMAGRATGCCGGKGGTMHVTDPEHGLMLSTGIVGAGIPVAVGLALAARTRGEDRVVTVSFGDGAVNTGAFHEGVNLAAVWELPVVLVCQNNGYGEMTPIEHVQRVTRVSDRVAGYGIPGVTVDGNDPLAVHAAAAEAVARARAGGGPTLVECVTYRLWGHYFGDPMAYIPPEQLEAARANHPVTSFRARLVAAGVLDEAAADAVDAEAAAEVEGAWRGAMEAAAASPGSALTDVYAGA